Proteins encoded by one window of Cylindrospermum stagnale PCC 7417:
- a CDS encoding serine/threonine-protein kinase, giving the protein MSYHMIGKILQSRYQIVQGLGAGVFGQTYIAADIDCPENPKCVVKQLKVNSRQSSYLDYLRLRFLTETETLKHLGCHHQIPRLITCFEENERFYLIQEYIVGHSLTTELPSNQQWGDLWSESEVVEFLKDVLGILEFVHSQGFIHCDVKPENIIRRASDGKLVLIDFGSIQPIDFSIDAELPICLIPVTSLGYIPPEQFIGQTKPNSDLYALGMIAIQALTGIAPLQLNIDSHTNEIFWRSENTPVNNYLAAVLNRMIRYNFLERFQSASDILRVLEQIFRQTQPQQITESQFQVTQKSEVEDNISHQQSVFSSSSPLLTGIKVGLTVNSLLMGLGTYSLVNNSSVPSETETLYKATKEYQAGDLQKAIGLAKSIPSHSNVYPEAQATIEAWQQQWQIATEHYLVTEQALNEGRWSDVLHAVPKVPSIAYWQFKISKLVEQAQANIEAQTQDLLAKAYEKAENREFSVALEYLRQIPQESAAGAIVKRKLVEYTQKRQIRAEYFLHKAYQKASVGNFDDAIKFIHKISKNTSVYAQAQIKLNEYTQKQRLRTEAQNIAILKMVPSPPKQDSFVRSNSANRNQTLPIENYLEEVNIR; this is encoded by the coding sequence CAAATGCGTTGTTAAACAGCTGAAGGTAAACAGTCGCCAATCTAGCTACTTAGACTACCTCAGGTTACGCTTTCTCACAGAAACCGAAACCCTGAAGCATCTGGGATGCCATCACCAAATTCCCAGACTTATTACTTGCTTTGAAGAGAATGAGCGATTTTATTTAATACAAGAGTATATTGTAGGACATTCCTTGACAACAGAACTGCCGAGCAATCAACAATGGGGAGATTTGTGGAGTGAAAGCGAAGTTGTAGAATTCCTCAAAGATGTTTTAGGTATCTTAGAATTTGTTCACTCTCAAGGCTTTATTCATTGCGATGTCAAACCAGAAAATATCATTAGACGTGCCTCTGACGGCAAGTTAGTTCTGATTGACTTTGGCTCAATTCAGCCAATTGACTTTAGCATTGACGCCGAATTACCCATTTGTCTAATTCCGGTTACCTCATTGGGGTATATACCACCAGAGCAATTTATTGGTCAAACAAAGCCCAATAGTGACCTTTATGCTTTGGGGATGATTGCCATCCAGGCTTTAACAGGAATAGCTCCTCTACAATTAAACATAGATTCTCACACCAATGAAATTTTCTGGCGTTCTGAAAACACCCCAGTTAATAATTATTTAGCTGCTGTTCTTAACCGAATGATCCGCTACAATTTCCTAGAGCGCTTTCAATCTGCGAGTGATATACTGCGCGTACTCGAACAAATATTTCGGCAAACTCAGCCACAACAAATCACAGAATCACAGTTTCAAGTCACCCAAAAGTCAGAGGTTGAGGATAATATTTCTCACCAGCAATCTGTATTTAGCTCCTCATCTCCACTATTAACAGGCATTAAAGTTGGACTAACAGTGAATTCTTTGTTGATGGGATTAGGAACCTATTCTTTAGTTAATAATTCTTCGGTTCCATCAGAGACAGAAACTTTATATAAAGCAACAAAAGAATATCAAGCAGGGGATTTGCAAAAAGCGATCGGACTGGCTAAATCAATTCCCTCCCACAGCAATGTTTATCCAGAAGCTCAAGCCACAATTGAAGCATGGCAGCAGCAATGGCAAATTGCTACAGAACACTATTTAGTCACAGAACAAGCCTTGAATGAGGGTAGATGGTCAGATGTACTACATGCTGTGCCAAAAGTGCCGAGTATTGCATATTGGCAATTTAAAATCAGCAAACTAGTTGAGCAAGCACAGGCTAATATCGAAGCACAGACGCAAGACTTATTAGCTAAAGCTTACGAAAAAGCAGAGAATAGAGAATTTTCTGTTGCTTTAGAATATCTGCGTCAAATTCCTCAAGAAAGTGCGGCTGGTGCTATAGTTAAACGAAAGTTGGTTGAGTACACTCAAAAACGGCAAATAAGAGCAGAATATTTTTTACATAAAGCCTACCAAAAAGCATCTGTTGGTAACTTTGACGATGCGATAAAATTTATCCATAAAATTTCCAAAAACACTTCAGTTTATGCTCAAGCTCAAATCAAATTGAATGAGTATACTCAAAAGCAGCGTCTACGTACTGAAGCTCAAAATATAGCTATATTGAAAATGGTTCCGTCTCCACCAAAACAAGATTCATTTGTTCGCAGCAACTCAGCTAATAGAAATCAAACTTTGCCAATAGAGAATTACCTGGAAGAGGTAAATATTCGCTAG
- a CDS encoding tetratricopeptide repeat protein, protein MLGNTLVGRYQIISHLGGGGFGETFIAYDTQLPGTPECVVKKLKPQSTDPVTLETARRLFDTEAQVLYKLGTHDRIPQLLAYFEENAEFYLVQEFIPGDDLSKEITPGTTLSQDQVISLLREILQILEFVHQQKVIHRDVNPRNILRRQQDGKLILIDFGAVKQITTQVIIPGGKTKSTVAIGTPGYIPGEQAQGTPKFSSDLYALGIIAIQSLTGLNPEQIEKDAETNEIIWRNSAAVSPEFAQFIDKMVCYDFRQRYPSAKLALQALQELAPLTSGTIALAPAALPNNIKTRPLNKKGIFLKFLLAMFLVGVSGTASVFIVKEINNNNATELYKQGNTFLELQRYQDALAVYEKAVNLKPNYVQGWNGQGKALFELKKYPEALAAYDKAIQIQPDYLEAWSGRGFSLANLQRYSEAIASFDRAIQLKNDYPEVWNAKGDAFRNLNQYDNAIKSYEKAIEFQPEYYEAWYKKGLALHNLKQYDEAVIAFNKVVELKPDYNSAWYSLGNALVNLNRYQDAFIAYDKAVQYKPSYNIAWFSRGNMLINLRRYPEAIESFNQVIKYNPSNYQAWYSRGWSLHQIQRYQEAIESYNKALALKRNDYLVWYALGNSQYSLQKYEDAIASYNKAVRYKADHYESWYSRGNAFLNLRRYQEAIASYEQAIKYKPNYQQAIDARNQAQVQLEATTSKPVVVPTITSPGLTP, encoded by the coding sequence ATGCTGGGAAACACACTTGTTGGAAGATACCAAATTATTAGCCACTTGGGAGGTGGTGGATTTGGTGAAACTTTTATCGCTTATGATACTCAATTGCCTGGAACACCTGAATGTGTCGTCAAGAAGCTGAAACCTCAGTCAACCGATCCAGTAACTTTGGAGACGGCTAGGCGTTTATTTGATACGGAAGCGCAAGTACTGTATAAGTTAGGTACTCACGATCGCATTCCCCAACTTTTAGCTTACTTTGAAGAAAACGCAGAATTCTATCTTGTACAGGAATTTATCCCAGGTGATGACCTGAGTAAAGAAATAACACCAGGAACAACCCTAAGTCAAGATCAGGTTATTTCCCTGCTGCGAGAAATTTTGCAAATATTAGAATTTGTCCATCAACAAAAGGTAATTCACCGTGATGTCAATCCGCGAAATATCCTCAGACGCCAGCAAGATGGCAAGTTAATATTAATAGATTTTGGTGCAGTTAAACAAATCACTACTCAGGTGATTATTCCCGGAGGTAAAACTAAATCTACTGTGGCTATTGGTACTCCTGGTTATATTCCTGGTGAGCAAGCCCAGGGGACACCAAAATTTAGCAGCGATCTCTATGCTTTGGGGATAATAGCTATTCAATCTCTCACAGGATTAAACCCTGAACAAATAGAAAAGGATGCCGAAACTAATGAAATTATCTGGCGGAATTCTGCCGCAGTATCACCAGAATTTGCCCAATTTATCGACAAAATGGTGTGTTATGATTTCCGCCAACGTTACCCTTCGGCAAAGTTGGCATTACAAGCGCTGCAAGAGTTAGCACCGCTCACCTCTGGTACAATAGCTTTAGCCCCCGCTGCTCTACCCAATAACATCAAAACTCGACCACTTAATAAAAAAGGCATATTTCTGAAGTTTTTATTAGCGATGTTTCTAGTTGGTGTTAGTGGCACAGCATCAGTATTTATTGTTAAGGAGATTAATAATAATAATGCCACAGAATTATATAAACAAGGTAACACATTTTTAGAATTGCAACGTTATCAAGATGCGCTGGCAGTTTATGAAAAAGCAGTTAATCTCAAACCAAATTATGTTCAAGGATGGAATGGACAAGGCAAAGCACTATTTGAATTAAAAAAATATCCAGAAGCACTGGCAGCTTATGATAAAGCAATACAAATCCAGCCGGATTATTTAGAAGCTTGGAGTGGTAGAGGCTTTAGTTTGGCAAATTTACAACGATATTCAGAAGCGATCGCCTCTTTTGACAGAGCAATACAACTGAAAAATGACTACCCAGAAGTATGGAATGCTAAAGGTGATGCTTTCAGAAATTTAAATCAATACGACAATGCTATTAAATCTTATGAGAAAGCAATTGAATTTCAACCAGAATATTATGAAGCTTGGTATAAAAAAGGATTAGCATTACATAATTTAAAACAGTATGATGAAGCTGTTATTGCCTTTAATAAGGTAGTGGAACTAAAACCAGATTACAACTCAGCCTGGTATAGTTTGGGAAATGCATTAGTCAATTTAAACCGCTACCAAGATGCATTTATAGCTTATGACAAAGCGGTGCAATATAAGCCAAGTTATAATATAGCTTGGTTTTCAAGAGGTAATATGCTCATTAACTTGCGGCGCTATCCAGAAGCAATTGAGTCTTTTAATCAAGTAATTAAATACAATCCCAGCAATTATCAAGCCTGGTATAGTCGAGGCTGGTCGCTACATCAAATCCAACGCTATCAAGAAGCGATAGAATCTTATAATAAAGCACTCGCCTTGAAACGAAATGATTATCTAGTATGGTATGCACTGGGAAACTCACAATATAGTTTGCAGAAATATGAAGATGCGATCGCATCCTATAACAAGGCCGTGCGCTACAAGGCTGACCATTACGAGAGTTGGTATAGTCGGGGTAACGCTTTTTTGAACTTGCGGCGGTATCAAGAGGCGATCGCATCTTATGAGCAAGCGATTAAATACAAGCCTAATTACCAACAAGCGATAGACGCCCGCAATCAAGCACAAGTTCAACTGGAAGCCACAACATCAAAGCCTGTGGTCGTACCAACTATAACAAGTCCTGGGTTGACACCTTAA
- a CDS encoding rhomboid family intramembrane serine protease: MIPISDNIRSRSKPMINYWLIGINLVIFLWELKLELSGELGNFINSWGVIPAQINQAITNAVFFNPAAWIVVFWRSFSLILAIFLHSSFSQILGNLIFLWVFGKTVENILGTRRYLGLYLAAGLLTEVVQILAEPSLTVPLIGANGAIAAILGAYVFKFPQAKIDTILPLIIVYIPIELPAFYYLFWWFVQQWFYGIGGLNISGGVNQSSFGYWGQIAGLFIGAGVMKLAQKR; the protein is encoded by the coding sequence ATGATTCCTATCAGTGATAATATTCGCAGTCGAAGCAAGCCGATGATAAATTATTGGCTGATTGGTATTAACCTGGTCATATTCCTATGGGAGCTAAAACTAGAACTGAGCGGTGAATTAGGCAATTTTATCAACAGTTGGGGTGTTATTCCGGCGCAGATCAATCAGGCAATCACAAATGCAGTGTTTTTCAACCCAGCGGCTTGGATAGTTGTATTTTGGCGTTCATTTTCCCTGATTTTGGCGATATTTCTCCACAGTAGTTTTAGTCAAATCTTGGGTAATCTAATATTTTTGTGGGTTTTCGGCAAGACTGTAGAAAATATTCTAGGTACTAGACGCTATTTAGGACTTTACTTGGCTGCTGGGTTGCTAACAGAGGTGGTGCAAATTCTGGCGGAACCAAGTTTGACAGTGCCATTGATTGGAGCAAATGGGGCGATTGCAGCTATTTTAGGAGCTTATGTCTTCAAGTTTCCCCAAGCCAAAATAGATACTATTTTACCGTTAATTATCGTGTATATCCCGATTGAATTACCTGCTTTTTACTATCTATTTTGGTGGTTTGTACAACAGTGGTTTTATGGTATTGGCGGTTTAAATATTTCTGGTGGGGTGAATCAATCTAGCTTTGGCTATTGGGGACAAATTGCGGGTTTATTTATTGGTGCAGGTGTGATGAAATTGGCGCAAAAACGTTAA
- a CDS encoding NIF family HAD-type phosphatase: protein MLLILDLDETLIHATEQKLEEEPDFIVFDYFVYKRPFLDEFIEECGQRFDLAVWSSAAEDYVQEIVKQIFPASINLKFVWSRNRCTPKILLQLDEFYNYNLDVNSYYHYTKQLKKVSKKGFDLKQVLIVDDTPSKVVNSYGNAIYIKEYKGESSDKELKFLAKYLLVLKDVENVRTIEKRGWRKLTI, encoded by the coding sequence ATGCTGTTAATTTTAGACTTAGACGAAACACTTATTCACGCCACAGAGCAAAAGTTAGAAGAAGAACCTGATTTTATAGTTTTTGATTATTTTGTTTATAAAAGACCATTTTTAGATGAATTTATCGAAGAATGTGGTCAAAGATTTGACTTAGCTGTTTGGTCATCAGCAGCAGAAGATTACGTACAAGAAATTGTGAAACAGATATTTCCAGCATCCATAAATCTAAAATTTGTCTGGAGTAGAAACCGTTGTACGCCAAAAATTTTACTTCAACTAGATGAGTTTTACAATTATAACTTAGATGTAAACAGCTATTATCACTACACTAAGCAACTTAAAAAAGTCAGTAAAAAAGGCTTTGATCTGAAACAAGTTTTGATAGTTGATGACACCCCAAGTAAAGTAGTAAACAGCTATGGCAATGCAATCTATATCAAAGAATATAAGGGCGAATCTTCAGATAAAGAACTTAAATTTCTTGCTAAATATTTGCTGGTTTTGAAAGATGTAGAGAATGTCAGAACAATAGAAAAAAGAGGATGGCGTAAGTTAACTATCTAA
- a CDS encoding nucleotidyltransferase domain-containing protein has product MNPLIIEKLNKLEEQKQIKIFYACESGSRAWGFPSLDSDYDIRFIYTHPTDWYLTLKEKEDTIEIPINNELDIGGWELKKALKLMWKSNAPLLEWIQSPIVYKKEDTFLKEMQQLGEQCFSAIAVMYHYLNMAKKYVEICSSGEQVKLKHYFYALRATIAGEWIKQKQTMPPVEFTNMLTLIDKSLENRINDLVELKSRTDESYLHFREPLIDAFLIDTIQENERIAKELNLANIDLNQLDNFFRKWIK; this is encoded by the coding sequence ATGAACCCACTGATCATCGAAAAACTAAATAAACTCGAAGAACAAAAACAGATTAAGATATTTTATGCTTGTGAGTCTGGTTCGCGTGCATGGGGATTTCCTTCACTAGACAGCGATTATGATATACGTTTTATCTATACACATCCAACTGATTGGTATCTGACTTTGAAAGAAAAAGAAGATACCATTGAAATACCAATAAATAATGAACTTGACATCGGCGGATGGGAACTTAAAAAAGCACTTAAGCTGATGTGGAAATCTAACGCACCCTTGCTAGAATGGATACAATCACCAATTGTATATAAAAAAGAAGACACCTTCCTAAAAGAAATGCAGCAATTGGGAGAACAATGCTTTTCAGCTATTGCTGTAATGTACCATTATCTAAATATGGCGAAAAAATATGTTGAGATCTGCTCATCAGGTGAACAGGTGAAACTCAAACATTACTTTTATGCTTTAAGAGCGACAATTGCTGGAGAATGGATAAAACAAAAGCAAACCATGCCACCTGTTGAATTTACAAATATGCTCACTCTTATTGATAAAAGCTTAGAGAACAGAATAAATGACTTAGTCGAATTGAAATCAAGGACAGATGAATCATATTTGCATTTTCGAGAACCGCTGATTGATGCTTTTCTTATTGATACAATTCAAGAAAATGAACGGATAGCAAAAGAATTAAATCTGGCAAATATAGATTTGAATCAACTGGATAATTTTTTCAGAAAATGGATAAAATGA
- a CDS encoding Calvin cycle protein CP12, whose translation MTTTLNVTPTLEETIVEAIAEARETCDINGINSAGCAVAWDIVEELQAEKADQQRAKQQQTSLENYCDNHPDSVECLIYDV comes from the coding sequence ATGACCACAACCTTAAACGTGACTCCAACTCTTGAAGAAACAATTGTCGAAGCGATCGCAGAAGCCCGTGAAACCTGCGATATTAATGGCATTAATTCCGCTGGTTGTGCTGTAGCCTGGGACATCGTTGAAGAATTGCAAGCTGAAAAAGCAGATCAACAGCGAGCAAAACAACAACAAACCTCCTTAGAAAACTATTGCGACAACCATCCAGATTCCGTAGAGTGCCTAATCTACGACGTTTAA
- a CDS encoding GTP-binding protein: MRNQQETHLNRARASLRQALSWYGYLRKSGQLTSNPELAGLVKPEIEALNATLNKLDSNVIRIAVFGLVSRGKSAVLNALLGEKILQTGPLNGVTQWPRSVRWQPGGKVLVELIDTPGLDEIEGDARAQMAREVAQQADLILFVVSGDITRTEYQGLLELRQAQKPLILVFNKIDLYPDTDRTKIYNNLQQLGAGNPQAKPLLPDEIVMVAAEPAPMEVRVEWPDGRVSYEWETPPPQVDELKQTILNILNREGRSLLALNALIQARDAEAAIAQKTIDLREQEAEDTIWQFTKYKALAVGLNPIAFLDILGGTVADLALIRSLARLYGLPMTSYEASKILKTILFSSGGLLLGELGSSLLLGLGKSTAAIASGDNPTNITAFAGSAIAQAGIAGYGAYSVGKAAQVYLEKGCTWGQLGASTVIQEILSEVDQNTILYRLRQELGVKFGEL; this comes from the coding sequence GTGCGTAATCAGCAAGAAACTCATTTAAACCGCGCTCGTGCTAGTCTCAGACAAGCGCTGTCTTGGTATGGATATCTTCGTAAGTCAGGACAGTTAACATCAAACCCAGAATTGGCAGGTTTGGTAAAACCAGAAATAGAGGCTTTAAACGCCACACTCAACAAGCTAGATTCTAATGTGATTAGAATTGCTGTCTTTGGTTTGGTGAGTCGGGGGAAGTCAGCGGTATTAAATGCCTTGCTGGGTGAAAAGATTTTGCAAACTGGGCCTCTCAACGGTGTGACTCAATGGCCTCGTTCTGTACGCTGGCAACCAGGGGGTAAGGTGCTGGTAGAATTAATTGATACACCTGGATTAGATGAAATTGAGGGCGATGCACGGGCGCAAATGGCGCGAGAAGTGGCACAGCAAGCTGATTTAATCTTGTTTGTCGTATCTGGAGATATCACGCGTACAGAGTATCAAGGATTGCTGGAATTGCGACAGGCACAAAAACCCCTGATTTTGGTGTTTAACAAGATTGACTTATACCCAGATACAGACCGGACAAAGATTTACAATAATCTACAGCAGTTGGGTGCAGGGAATCCCCAAGCCAAGCCTTTATTACCTGATGAAATTGTGATGGTGGCTGCGGAACCTGCACCAATGGAGGTGCGCGTTGAGTGGCCTGATGGACGTGTTAGTTATGAATGGGAAACTCCACCACCTCAGGTAGATGAACTGAAGCAGACAATTTTGAATATATTGAATCGTGAGGGGCGATCGCTACTTGCCTTAAACGCACTCATCCAAGCACGGGATGCAGAAGCGGCGATCGCTCAAAAAACCATCGATTTACGCGAACAAGAAGCAGAAGACACCATTTGGCAATTTACCAAATATAAAGCTTTAGCAGTCGGCTTAAATCCCATCGCCTTCTTAGACATCCTCGGTGGAACTGTCGCAGATTTGGCTTTAATTCGCTCTCTGGCTAGGTTGTACGGTTTACCCATGACTAGCTATGAAGCCAGCAAAATTCTCAAAACGATTTTATTCAGTTCCGGTGGCTTGCTACTGGGAGAATTAGGCAGTAGTCTGCTGCTAGGTTTAGGCAAGAGTACAGCCGCTATTGCCAGCGGTGACAACCCTACCAATATTACCGCCTTTGCCGGAAGTGCGATCGCTCAAGCAGGTATCGCCGGTTATGGCGCTTACTCTGTAGGTAAAGCCGCCCAAGTCTATCTAGAAAAAGGCTGTACTTGGGGGCAATTGGGCGCTAGCACCGTCATTCAAGAAATTCTTTCGGAAGTTGATCAAAACACAATTCTGTATCGCTTGCGCCAAGAATTGGGGGTCAAGTTCGGAGAGTTGTAA
- a CDS encoding restriction endonuclease: MKPEERLPGNKSGTGWNVDAYGRDMNNRLLIIECKHHKTNIKQNIIAAFAYIIKDVGADLGIVVTTARLDPGAIKVADAENIQVIEIGYNPTNEDFFIRLPQHNQGISVVYTEISHSSVSGSGATEEPVAYPFYQGEIDEEAANKENEIE, from the coding sequence ATTAAACCAGAAGAACGCCTACCCGGTAATAAATCTGGAACAGGTTGGAATGTTGATGCTTATGGGCGTGATATGAATAATCGGCTTTTAATCATTGAATGCAAGCATCACAAAACAAACATCAAACAAAATATTATAGCTGCATTTGCTTATATTATTAAAGATGTAGGGGCAGACCTCGGAATTGTTGTCACTACAGCAAGATTAGACCCAGGGGCAATAAAAGTAGCAGACGCTGAGAATATACAGGTAATAGAGATAGGGTATAACCCAACAAATGAGGACTTCTTTATTCGTCTTCCCCAACATAATCAGGGAATTTCGGTAGTTTATACTGAAATTTCTCACAGCAGCGTATCGGGTAGTGGTGCAACAGAAGAACCAGTAGCGTATCCATTTTATCAAGGGGAAATAGATGAAGAAGCAGCAAATAAGGAAAATGAAATAGAGTAA
- a CDS encoding prolyl oligopeptidase family serine peptidase, with the protein MHSTQRQVTSTNSYHYLLFLPNQDTAKEQLLPTILFLHGAGERGSNLEDVKRHGVAKIVEEQPNFPFIVISPQCPPGQNWSVELLSNLLDEAISAYPIDPHRVYLTGLSMGGYGTWHWAAAEPHRFAAIAPVCGGGNPIRARKLKNLPVWVFHGARDNVVPLRESELMVSALKTYGGNVKLTVYPEAEHDSWTQTYNNPQLYEWFLQHRRQKTLV; encoded by the coding sequence ATGCACTCAACACAACGACAAGTTACTAGCACTAACAGCTACCACTATCTGCTTTTCTTACCCAATCAGGACACAGCAAAAGAACAGCTTTTGCCGACAATCTTATTTTTACACGGTGCCGGTGAGCGCGGCTCTAACTTAGAAGATGTGAAAAGGCACGGCGTTGCTAAAATTGTTGAAGAACAGCCGAATTTCCCTTTTATTGTCATCTCCCCCCAATGTCCACCAGGTCAGAACTGGTCAGTAGAACTTCTGAGCAACCTTCTGGATGAAGCTATATCAGCTTACCCGATTGATCCACATCGGGTTTACTTGACCGGCTTAAGCATGGGTGGTTACGGAACATGGCATTGGGCAGCAGCAGAACCCCACAGATTTGCCGCCATAGCGCCCGTCTGCGGCGGTGGCAACCCAATCAGAGCACGTAAATTGAAAAATCTGCCCGTGTGGGTATTTCATGGGGCTAGAGATAATGTAGTGCCTTTGAGAGAGTCGGAACTTATGGTTTCAGCGCTGAAAACCTACGGCGGAAATGTAAAGTTAACAGTTTACCCAGAAGCCGAACACGACTCTTGGACACAGACATATAATAATCCACAATTATATGAGTGGTTTTTGCAGCATCGCCGGCAGAAGACTTTAGTTTGA
- a CDS encoding metal ABC transporter substrate-binding protein — protein MKLILQIEAKADGIRKTTVSRLWLGMLLPLALFSCTQLNPNPNSAKGDGKPRVVATSTILADLTQEIAGDEIQLTGILKPGADPHVYEPVPADSRVLEEADLIVYNGYNLEPGLIKLMNAAGSKARKLAAGEAVKPLRLEKGKGEVVPDPHVWGNAENAIAMVEAIRDALIELSPADKEKFTQKASELTNELQQLHIWINQQIQTIPPDKRKLITTHDAFQYYGQAYGMAIAGTLIGISTEEQPSAQTVQRLVESVKKIGVPAIFAETTINPALIKTVAQEAGVTLAPHQLYSDSIGAKGSDGETYIKMMEANTRSIVEALGGKSTPFKPKK, from the coding sequence ATGAAATTAATACTACAGATAGAGGCTAAGGCAGACGGGATCAGGAAAACAACGGTTTCTCGGCTTTGGCTGGGGATGCTTTTACCTTTGGCTTTATTCAGTTGTACTCAGTTAAACCCTAACCCCAACTCTGCCAAAGGAGATGGTAAGCCGCGAGTTGTGGCAACGAGCACGATTCTTGCTGATTTGACACAAGAGATTGCCGGCGACGAAATTCAGCTTACCGGAATTCTCAAACCGGGTGCAGATCCTCACGTTTACGAACCAGTACCAGCAGACAGCCGGGTTTTGGAAGAAGCGGATTTGATTGTGTATAACGGCTATAACCTAGAACCAGGGCTGATTAAGTTAATGAATGCTGCTGGTTCTAAAGCGCGGAAGTTAGCAGCGGGGGAAGCTGTCAAGCCTTTGCGGTTAGAGAAGGGTAAAGGAGAAGTTGTGCCTGATCCTCACGTTTGGGGAAATGCCGAAAATGCGATCGCCATGGTGGAGGCAATTCGCGATGCTTTGATTGAGTTATCACCAGCAGACAAAGAGAAATTTACTCAGAAGGCGTCAGAACTGACTAACGAATTACAGCAGCTACATATCTGGATTAATCAACAAATTCAAACTATTCCCCCAGATAAACGCAAACTGATCACCACCCACGATGCATTTCAATATTATGGACAAGCTTACGGAATGGCGATCGCCGGAACTTTAATTGGCATCAGCACCGAAGAACAACCCAGCGCCCAAACAGTACAGCGATTAGTAGAGTCAGTTAAAAAGATAGGCGTACCCGCAATTTTTGCCGAAACCACAATTAATCCAGCTTTAATTAAAACCGTTGCTCAAGAAGCAGGCGTGACATTAGCCCCACATCAACTTTATTCTGATTCTATTGGTGCAAAAGGCAGTGATGGAGAGACTTACATCAAAATGATGGAGGCAAATACTCGCAGCATTGTAGAAGCATTAGGGGGAAAATCTACACCATTCAAACCAAAGAAATAA
- a CDS encoding metal ABC transporter ATP-binding protein — protein MQNVSFYQKISQSQRQAGEIPAQVIKSIDMNSPAAINIAHLGVHYRTQEALRDVNCIVKPGRLTGIFGPNGAGKSTLMKGILGLVPLSSGSVLYQNQPLMQQLDKVAYVPQRSQIDWTYPATVWDVVMMGRVKKTGWLRSFSAVSRQVAKNAIERVGMSAYGDRPIGELSGGQQQRVFLARALAQQADIFCFDEPLVGIDQKTQAVIFEVFHELTTAGKIVLVVNHDLGESITHFDDLILLNRELIATGSRQQVLTEENLNLAYSGKVMYFSDAA, from the coding sequence ATGCAAAACGTCTCTTTTTACCAGAAAATTAGCCAATCTCAGCGACAAGCTGGAGAGATACCTGCACAAGTTATTAAATCTATTGACATGAATTCCCCAGCAGCAATTAACATCGCTCATTTAGGAGTACACTACCGTACGCAAGAAGCCTTGAGGGACGTTAACTGTATTGTTAAACCGGGGCGACTGACGGGTATTTTCGGACCTAATGGTGCGGGTAAAAGTACGTTAATGAAAGGCATATTGGGGTTAGTTCCCCTGAGCAGTGGCTCAGTTTTATACCAAAATCAGCCCTTGATGCAGCAACTAGACAAAGTTGCCTATGTGCCACAGCGTAGCCAAATAGACTGGACTTATCCCGCGACAGTTTGGGATGTGGTGATGATGGGACGGGTGAAAAAAACCGGCTGGTTACGCAGTTTCTCAGCCGTCAGCCGCCAAGTAGCAAAAAATGCCATAGAAAGAGTGGGGATGAGTGCTTACGGCGATCGCCCGATTGGCGAACTTTCTGGAGGACAACAACAACGGGTATTTTTAGCCCGTGCCTTAGCCCAGCAAGCAGATATTTTCTGTTTTGATGAACCATTGGTAGGCATTGATCAGAAAACCCAGGCAGTGATTTTTGAAGTTTTCCACGAACTCACTACCGCTGGCAAAATCGTCCTAGTAGTCAACCACGACTTAGGCGAATCAATCACCCACTTTGATGATTTAATCTTACTAAATCGTGAATTAATTGCCACAGGTTCACGACAACAAGTACTCACAGAAGAAAACTTAAATCTTGCTTATAGCGGTAAAGTAATGTATTTCTCCGATGCTGCGTAA